In Deltaproteobacteria bacterium PRO3, the genomic stretch CTGGCTTCCGCACGAATTCGATTGAGCAAGGGAGTCGGCAGGCGGATGGAAACAACCTGAGTCGGCGGCTCGGCGGGCAGCTCGAATCCCAAGTCCTTGAGGGTCATCCTCTTCCCCCGGTCAATCATGCCGGTGGTGTCGACGGAATCGTAGTCTTTAATCTCTTTCTTTTTCGCCTTCATAAACTGCCCTCTCCTTCCGGGAGGCCGGCCTAGCCGTGATGACACGAACCTTGCCGGCCCGTAGGGTAAAACCTATCATGAGCACCCGGTTCTCAAGGCCCTTCCCATAGAGGATATATCTCTTCTCTCGAGCGGAAGAATGCCTCAAGTCCTCGAAGATTTGGTGACTGGAATCGTAGAAGCAGCTTTCAGCCTCGAGGCTGGAAACCCCATGCTTCATCTCGTTTTTCTGGACATTCCACTGATCCCAATCGAACCTAAGGGGCTTCACGTTGGTTTTAAGCTAAAGGATATGCCTCGTAGTGTCAACCACTACAGGCTTGCATGGAACCGGCCTCTTCGGATACCAGAGAAAAAGAATGCCCAAGGTAAAAGTCTACACCACCTCTTACTGCCCCTTCTGCGACGCCGCCAAGGCCCACCTGAAGCGCCGGGGCATCCCCTTCGAGGAGATCGACGTGACGGACGAGGCCGCCAAGCAGGCGCTCAAGCAGCGCACCGGCTGGCGCACGGTGCCGCAGATCTTCATCGACGACGAATTGATCGGGGGCTACCAAGAACTCATGGCCCTGGACGCCCGGGGCGAATTGGCAAAAAAGCTCGGCGCCTAGCGACGTCCGCCCTGCAGCATGCCCATGACGATGTCGAAGGGCTTGGGCGTGCCTTGGGCGATGAGCTGCTGATTGATGGCGAACATGGCCTGGAGTTGCTGCAAAGTCAGTTGATTAATCTGCCTCTGTTGCTCCTGCAAGACTTGGAAGCCGTTGTTCATGAATTGCTGGCTAAGGTTGGCGGCTATCTGCTCGCGTTGCATATCCTCAGCCATTCGGGCCTGAGCATAGGCCTCGGCATCCCTC encodes the following:
- a CDS encoding BrnT family toxin, which produces MKHGVSSLEAESCFYDSSHQIFEDLRHSSAREKRYILYGKGLENRVLMIGFTLRAGKVRVITARPASRKERAVYEGEKERD
- a CDS encoding glutaredoxin, giving the protein MPKVKVYTTSYCPFCDAAKAHLKRRGIPFEEIDVTDEAAKQALKQRTGWRTVPQIFIDDELIGGYQELMALDARGELAKKLGA